The nucleotide sequence CCTACGTGCCCGCGCGAAACACGATTCTTCTGTCGCTCGGGCTCGCTTGGGCCGAAACTCTGGAGGCAGAGGCCCTGTTCATCGGGGTGAACGCAGTCGACTACAGTGGCTATCCCGACTGCCGTCCGGAGTATCTGGCCGCCTACCAGCGGATGGCGGACCTGGCGACGCGGGTGGGCGTGGAGCGGCCAGGCGCCATTCGCATCCACGCTCCGCTGCTGTACCTCTCCAAGGCGGAGATCATCCGGCGCGGGGTGGAGTTGGGGGTGGATTACGGGATGACGATCTCCTGCTACGATCCCACCGACGACGGCGTTGCCTGCGGTGAATGTGCGGCCTGCCGCCTCCGCCTGCGCGGCTTCGCCGAGGCCGGGCTGGTGGACCCGACGCGGTATCGGACAAGTAGCCCCTGAAAGATCGGCACGATGAGCAACTCACCGGGCTCCGCCCCGCTCACCCGGGCGCAGAGCGACATGATGACGCAGGTCGACGCGATCCTTGGACGCCATCCGCGCATCCAGCCTTTGCTCGAGCGCGGCTGGACGCTCGACCTCGGCTGCAACGACACCGCGATCTGGGTCACGGCGGTCGGACCGGAGCGTTCCCGGGCGGAAGCGCGACTGGATGCGCCACGGTGGTGGCTGCCCTCCCGTTCTGGCCGGGCGCTGGCCATCACCGAGGAACTGGTCCAGGCGCTGGAGTCGGCGCTCTCGTCCACCGATTGAAGCCCCTTCCCCGGGACGGCATCGCATCGGCGAAGCCCCTTGCCCCAGCCGTTATCCAGCTTCACCAGGTCCCACGGGCAACGGCGCGTAGAGTCGAATAGCGCGCTCAACGCCTGGCACAACATCATGTGCCTTGCCAGGCACATATCTTACGTCAAAATTGTGTGAGCCACGATCCTGTGCCCTCGCGCCGGGTGCTGAAATGACTGTGCAGCCAAACGTCGCGCGCGCGGTAACGCGCCGCGAGCAGATGGAGACCGCCCGCATCCTGATCGTAGAGGACGACCCCTCGATCGTGATGCTCCTGCAGTGGATGCTGCGGCAAGAGGGCTACCGGAACCTCGCCACCACCAGCGATGCGCGGCAGGTGGTGACCCTGTTCCGGACCTTCCATCCGGACCTGGTGCTGCTCGACCTGCACCTACCCTACCGCAGTGGCCTCTCCCTTCTCGAGGAGATCCGCGCCGAGCTGTCCGAAGACGAGTATCTGCCCGTGCTGGTGCTCACCGGCGACATCTCGGCTGAGGCGCGGGAGAAGGCGCTCACCAGCGGCGCCAAGGATTTCCTCCGCAAGCCCTTCGACCAGATCGAGGTGCTCCTGCGCATCGAGAACCTGCTGGAAACGCGGTTCCTGCACCGCCGGCTGGCGGATCGCCGTGCCGAGCTGGAGCGGGAGGTCGAGGAGCGCACGCGCGAGCTGCAGGCGGCTCAGATCGAGATCCTCGACCGGCTCACCACGGCCGTGGAGATGCACGATGACATCACTGGCCATCACACCCGCCGGGTGGGTGAGGTAGCGGCGAGCATGGCCAGCGTGCTCGGCCTGGATGCGCAGAAGGTCGACCTGATTCGCCGTGCCGCTCCGCTGCACGACGTGGGCAAGGTGGGGATTCCGGACACGCTGCTGAAAAAGCCCGGCCCCCTCACCGAGGAGGAGTTCGGGCTGGTGAAGACGCACACCACCATCGGCGCGCGGATGCTCGAGGGCGGCGCCTCGGAGCTGATGCGCGTGGCGCGCGACATCGCGCTCTCGCACCACGAGCGCTGGGACGGCACGGGGTACCCTCACGGACTGCGGGGCGAGGAGATCCCGCTACCGGCGCGCATCGTCGCGTTGGCGGACTACTGCGACGCCCTGGCGCACGATCGCCCATACCGCAAAGCCTGGCCGCGAGAGAGGATCCGGAAAGAGGTCAGGCGGCAGTCGGGCGCTCATTTCGATCCTCAGGTGGTGGAAGCCTTCTTCACCCTCTGAGGACCGCGCCTCTATGGCGGACCCGACGCTTGCTGCTGCGCCGGCGGCTAACCCATTGCCGGGTCGAGGCCGCCGGATCAGCCCTGGGCTGCCTCCTGCAGCTCGCGCTCCAGGCCCTCCTCCCACTCCCGACGCTCCAGCATGCGGGCCTGTGCGCGCACGGTTCGCCGGAGCTTCCGCATCTCGAGGAGCGACTTGACCCGCAGAAGTACCTCGATCTGCTCGAAAGGCTTGGTGATGAAATCGCGCGCCCCCTCGGCGAGGGCGCGAACCTTCGCCTCCGGCTGCACCTCTCCCGTCATCACCAGGATCGGGAAGTTCCGGTCGCCCGCCAGCAGCGGTTTCAGCGCGCGCAGGACATCGTATCCGTCCAGATACGGCATCTGAAGGTCGAGGAGGAGGATGTCAGGACGGAAGGAGTCGAACAGAGTGACGGCTTCCCGCGAGTCGGTCAACGTCGCCAACTCGCGGTAACCCGCCTGCTGGAGCAGCTTCTCCAGCGACCAGACGAGGCTGTCCTCGTCGTCGACGATCATGATACGTCCGCCACCGGAGTCGGCGCAGAGCACGGGCGCCGGAGCGGACTGCGTGGGCTGGATGGGAAGATCCGTACGCCAGTATAAGTCCGCCTTGCTGTACCGGGCCGCTCCCCGATTCCCAGGGCAGACGAAAAGGTTGCGGGTAAGGTGGGAGCGGTCGTACGACCGACGGTCGGGGAAAACGATCGGCGACAGGTGCTCCTCGCCACAACTCTTGCAACGGTAGTAGAGCGGCATGTCCAAACAGGTGGTCTCACGATCGCCGCAATGGCGGCTTGGCATATTGTAGCGTAAGATCGAGTATCGACGGGCTTGCCCTGAAGCATTAGCATTGTCTGTCGGAAACCGTGTGGTGACGGGCCGACCCCTTAACCGGGCGCCGAGCGCCGGGAGTCACACCAATGGCGAGTGAAGTCCGCGGTGAGTTCACCGTCGGGGTGGAGGAAGAATATCAGCTCGTCTCCACCACGAGCCGGGAGCTGGTGAGTCGTGCGCGGCACGTACTGGCGGCGGACTGGGCGGGTGAGCTCCAGGCGGAGGTGCACGAGTCGATGGTCGAGGTTGGCACTCACGTCTGCAGCAATGCCGCTGAGCTGGCCTCCGAGCTGAGTCGGCTGCGCCTCCAGGTCGCCTCCACGGCGGCGAGCCAGGACCTTGAAGTGGTCGCCGCGGGTGTGCACCCGTTCAGCTCCTGGGAGGGGCAGTTGATGACCCGCGGAGCGCGCTACGATCGCATCCGCGAGCACTTCGCGCGCGTGGTGCGAACCGAGCAGGTTTTCGGGATGCACATACACGTGGCCATCCCTTCGAGTGAAGATCGCGTACGGCTCCTCGTTGCCACACGCTGGTTCACCCCGCACCTTCTCGCCCTTTCCTCCAGCTCGCCAATCTACGAAGGGCGCGACACGGGATTCGCCAGTTACCGGAACATCCTCTGGCGGCGACTCCCGCTGACCGGCCCCTTC is from Longimicrobiaceae bacterium and encodes:
- the queC gene encoding 7-cyano-7-deazaguanine synthase QueC — translated: MTSVQEGGAAPRAVVLLSGGLDSATALAIARADGYQPYALSVRYGQRHGVELAAARRVAEAIGVARHAIVDVDLRGFGGSALTSDLAVPKGADAEGGEGEIPITYVPARNTILLSLGLAWAETLEAEALFIGVNAVDYSGYPDCRPEYLAAYQRMADLATRVGVERPGAIRIHAPLLYLSKAEIIRRGVELGVDYGMTISCYDPTDDGVACGECAACRLRLRGFAEAGLVDPTRYRTSSP
- a CDS encoding response regulator produces the protein MIVDDEDSLVWSLEKLLQQAGYRELATLTDSREAVTLFDSFRPDILLLDLQMPYLDGYDVLRALKPLLAGDRNFPILVMTGEVQPEAKVRALAEGARDFITKPFEQIEVLLRVKSLLEMRKLRRTVRAQARMLERREWEEGLERELQEAAQG
- a CDS encoding HD domain-containing phosphohydrolase, whose translation is MTVQPNVARAVTRREQMETARILIVEDDPSIVMLLQWMLRQEGYRNLATTSDARQVVTLFRTFHPDLVLLDLHLPYRSGLSLLEEIRAELSEDEYLPVLVLTGDISAEAREKALTSGAKDFLRKPFDQIEVLLRIENLLETRFLHRRLADRRAELEREVEERTRELQAAQIEILDRLTTAVEMHDDITGHHTRRVGEVAASMASVLGLDAQKVDLIRRAAPLHDVGKVGIPDTLLKKPGPLTEEEFGLVKTHTTIGARMLEGGASELMRVARDIALSHHERWDGTGYPHGLRGEEIPLPARIVALADYCDALAHDRPYRKAWPRERIRKEVRRQSGAHFDPQVVEAFFTL